The following is a genomic window from Amycolatopsis acidiphila.
GGAGGTCCGCACGGCGCTGACCCGCAACGGCGGCTCGCTCGCCGACCCCGGCTCGGTGGCCTACCTGTTCAACCGCAAGGGCGTGGTGATCATGCCCAAGAACGACGTGGCCGAGGACGACGTGCTGATGGCCGTGCTCGACGCGGGCGCCGAGGAGGTCAACGACCTCGGCGAGAACTACGAGATCGTCTCCGAGGCCACCGACCTCGTCTCGGTCCGGAAGGCCTTGCAGGACGCCGGGTTCGACTACGAGTCCGCGGACGCGAGCTTCCTGCCGTCGGTCAGCGTGCCGCTGGACGCCGAGGGCGCGAAGAAGGTCTTCAGGCTGATCGACGCCCTCGAGGACTGCGACGACGTGCAGAACGTGTACGCGAACTTCGACGTGCCCGACGAGGTGCTGGCCGAGGTCTGAGGCTTTGGTGTAGGCGCAGATTCGATGTGCCGGCCGAGGTCTGACACTTTCGGCTGAGAAAATCCCGGCATGCCAGGCATGCCGGGATTTTTTTGCGGACAGGCACTGGGCGTGCGCGGGCCGGTACGGCACAATGGCCGCCGTGACGACCGAGACGACGGCCGAGGCGCTCGCCCCCGAAGATCACGACCTTCTCGAGTGGATCGTGGCCGAGGCCGAGCGCCGGGGAAACGCGGTCATCTCGGTTCCCCGTGACGACAAGGGATCCGGCTACTGCTTCACCGCGTGCGTGTGGGCGCTGCACCAGGTTCCCGAGGCCGTCGTCGTCGGGCTGCCCGAGCACATGGCGCAGGTGCTGCTCGACGCCTACGTCGACCGCGCCGCCACCGGCGGGCCGTTCGAGCCCGGGCGTGTGTACGAAGACTTCTTCGAGAATGTGCCGGTCGTCTTCGAGACCGTCAACCCCGGGCACTACCCCGAGTACTTCGGCAGCGCCTTCCTCGTCTACCCCGACGGGGACTTCCCCGCCGTGCAGATCATCGTCCCCACCCCCGAGGGGCACTGGCCGTGGAGCGCCGACGCGCCCGAGGGCTTCGCCGAGTGGGAGCCCGTGCTGACCGACTCCGGCCGCCCCGAGAGCTGGACCCCGGGCGTCGACGGTCCATAGTGGACACGGCTTCACCCCGGCGCGTCCTGTCCGGCGATCGGCACCCGACCCGGTAGCCTCCGAACTGGTGTTCGGGTGAGGAAGGCGGATCAGGTGCGAGTGCTCGGTGTCGACCCGGGTCTGACGCGATGCGGGCTCGGGGTGGTGGACGGCGGGACCGGGCGGACGGTCAGCTGCGTCGCGGTGGACGTCGTGCGCACGCCGGTCGACGCCTCCCTGGCGAACCGGCTGCTGCAGGTCTCCGAGGCCATCGAGGAGTGGCTGGACCGCTACCGGCCCGAGGCCGTCGCCGTCGAGCGGGTGTTCAGCCAGCACAACGTGCGCACGGCGATGGGCACCGCGCAGGCCGGGGGAGTGGTGGCGCTGGCCGCGGCGAGGCGCGGGCTGCCCGTCGTGTTCCACACCCCGAGCGAGGTCAAGGCGGCCGTCACCGGCTCCGGCCGTGCGGACAAGGCGCAGGTCACGAGCATGGTGACCCGGCTGCTGAACCTGCCGCACGCGCCGCACCCGGCGGACGCCGCGGACGCGCTCGCCCTCGCGATCTGCCACCTGTGGCGCGAGCCGATGCGGGCCCGCCTCGCCGAGGCGGAGGCCCGCGCGGCGGAGCTGGCCAGGACCCACCGGGCCCGGCTCGCGGCCGCGGCCAAGGCGGCGGCGAAGATGAAGGGAGCGGCGCGATGATCTCGTCGGTGCGCGGGGAGGTGCTATCGGTCGGGCTCGACCACGTGGTCGTCGAGGTCGGCGGGGTGGGCCTCGCGGTGCAGGCCACGCCCTCGACGCTCGCGACGCTGCGCCGGGGCGAGCAGACCCGGCTGCACACCGCGCTCGTG
Proteins encoded in this region:
- a CDS encoding YebC/PmpR family DNA-binding transcriptional regulator, translated to MSGHSKWATTKHKKAVIDAKRGKLFARLIKNIEVAARTGGGDPEGNPTLYDAIQKAKRNSVPQDNIERARKRGAGEEAGGADWQTINYEGYGPNGVAVLIECLTDNRNRAASEVRTALTRNGGSLADPGSVAYLFNRKGVVIMPKNDVAEDDVLMAVLDAGAEEVNDLGENYEIVSEATDLVSVRKALQDAGFDYESADASFLPSVSVPLDAEGAKKVFRLIDALEDCDDVQNVYANFDVPDEVLAEV
- a CDS encoding DUF4262 domain-containing protein is translated as MAAVTTETTAEALAPEDHDLLEWIVAEAERRGNAVISVPRDDKGSGYCFTACVWALHQVPEAVVVGLPEHMAQVLLDAYVDRAATGGPFEPGRVYEDFFENVPVVFETVNPGHYPEYFGSAFLVYPDGDFPAVQIIVPTPEGHWPWSADAPEGFAEWEPVLTDSGRPESWTPGVDGP
- the ruvC gene encoding crossover junction endodeoxyribonuclease RuvC; this encodes MRVLGVDPGLTRCGLGVVDGGTGRTVSCVAVDVVRTPVDASLANRLLQVSEAIEEWLDRYRPEAVAVERVFSQHNVRTAMGTAQAGGVVALAAARRGLPVVFHTPSEVKAAVTGSGRADKAQVTSMVTRLLNLPHAPHPADAADALALAICHLWREPMRARLAEAEARAAELARTHRARLAAAAKAAAKMKGAAR